Genomic DNA from Telopea speciosissima isolate NSW1024214 ecotype Mountain lineage chromosome 2, Tspe_v1, whole genome shotgun sequence:
TCCCAAATCGCAAGAGGGAGAAAGACTGTATTTAtcctcaatacaccccctcaaggtggagattcTGGAACGCGAATCTTCAACTTGTCTTGCAAGAATTGGAAACGGCCCGTACCGAGTGGCTTTGTAAACGTATCAGCCAActgatttttggtggagataAACTGCACCTGTAACTGTTTCTTGGTGACATGATTATGGATAAAGTGaaaatcaatttccacatgcttggtacgagcATGATAGACCGGATTGGCGGAGAGATATGTAGCCCCgatgttgtcacaccacagtATTGGCGGACCAGAAAGTAGAAAACCCAGTTCCAAAATAAGTGATTCTATCCAAATTAACTTAGCAGAGGCATCTGCCAGAGCCTTGTACTCAGCCTTAGTGGAAGAGCGTGCAATAGTGCACTACTTTTGTGAGGTCCAAGACACAAGATTCGGtccaagaaaaatagcaaaGCCGCTCGTGGATTTTTTATCACTGGAATCATCAGCCCAGTCCGCATTAGAGAAAGTTTGTAATGACTGGGAGGAAGAACACTTAAACAACAAACCATGGGTGTTTGTGCCTTTTAGATTTAAGAACATGTTTGACCAGTTGCCAGTGGTCAATGGTGGgtgcatgcatgaactgacaaGCTTTATTAACAACAAGAGAGACGTCAGAATGCGTTAGGGTGACATACTGGAGAGCACCCACAATGGAACGATACTCAGTCGGATTTGACATTGGATCACCCCCTTGATCAATAGGCTTCGTAATGATTGCCAGTGGAGTACTGACGGATTTGCAGTCAGTCATGGAGGCCCGATGAAGTAGATCCTTGATGTAACGGTACTGAGAAAGAAGGATGCCTTTGGAGTGCTTTAAAGCATCAATACCCA
This window encodes:
- the LOC122650533 gene encoding uncharacterized mitochondrial protein AtMg00810-like, which encodes MTKPPRFVDLTHPDHVYTSLFILHHGSHGSYILVYVDDILVTNSDQSYVATLLQQLSEEFSIKDLGNLHFFLGIDALKHSKGILLSQYRYIKDLLHRASMTDCKSVSTPLAIITKPIDQGGDPMSNPTEYRSIVGALQYVTLTHSDVSLVVNKACQFMHAPTIDHWQLVKHVLKSKRHKHPWFVV